TCCGGCAGGCAGGAGCGTTTAAACTGCTGGGAGAAGAAGCGGCTGTAGAACACGCGCATCCACTGTACCAGCTGCTCCCTTGTGAAGGTATCGCCAAAAGCATGCTCAGCGAGATACAGAATTTTCGCAGGCGGAGCGCCCGTTCTGAGCATATGATACAGGTAGAAATCATGCACATCATAAGGTCCGAGAATATTTTCCGTGAGCTGCGCGATTTCGCCATCCGGCGAAGGCGGCAGCAGCTCCGGACTGATCCCCGTGGCGATAATATCATACAGGAACTTGGCGGCGGTTTCGTCCGCCTCGTGGTCGGCATACCACTGGACGACATATTTGATCAGTGTCTTCGGGATTCCCGAATTGACGCCGTACATGGACATATGGTCGCCGTTGTAGGTACACCAGCCGAGAGCCAGCTCGGACAGGTCGCCGGTGCCGATGACGATGCCGCCGTTCTTGTTGGCGAGATCCATCAGAATCTGCGTCCGTTCCCTGGCTTGGACGTTCTCGTAGGTCAAATCGTGAACATCCTTGTCATGCCCGATATCCGCGAAATGCTGCAAGCAGGCGGCCTTGATATCAACGATCTTCATCGAAGCGCCCAGGGCCTTGATCAGACCGACGGCATTATCATACGTCCGGTTCGTCGTTCCGAAGCCGGGCATCGTGACGGCAAGCACGTCGCTCGCCGGGCGTCCAAGAAGCTGCATCGCTTTTACCGCGACCAGCAGCGCGAGCGTGGAATCGAGTCCGCCGGAAATGCCGATGACCGCCTGTTTGGTGCCGATGTGGCGGATGCGCTTCATCAGGCCGGAGGTCTGGATCGACAGAATTTCCTGGCAGCGCTCGTCCCGCTGCAGCGGATTGCCCGGAACAAAGGGATTGGTGACCACTTGGCGGGCCAGGCCCCGGGGCGAATCGCTCTGGCGGGCGGGATTGCCGAATGCAATCTCGCGGTAATCGGCACCGCCCCGGCCGCCCCGGAAGGTTCCCATTATCATACGGGAATAATGGATTTTCGGAATGTCGATGTCGGCGACGGTGATCCGGCTCTCATGGGTGAACCGGTCGGATTCCGCCAGCGTCTGTCCGTTCTCGGCGATGATGGAATGGCCGCCGAAGACGACGTCCGTCGACGATTCGCCGGTATTGCTGCCGGCGTAGACGTATCCCGCCACACAGGACGCGGATTGGCTGCTGACAAGCTGCCGCCGGTAATCGGCCTTGCCAACGAGCTCGTTGCTGGCGGACGGGTTGAACAGCAGCACCGCTCCCGCCTGGGCCAGCCGGCTACTCGGAGGAACGGGAACCCACAGATCCTCGCAGATTTCCACACCGAAGACAAGGTTGGAATTTCCGTCGCAGACAAACATGAGATCGCTGCCGATCGGAACTGAAGCTCCCCCGATGCGGAACTCCGCCGTCTCCAGCTCTTCGGCTCCGGCAAACCACCGGGGCTCGTAGAACTCGCTGTATCCGGGAATGCAGGTCTTCGGCACAATCCCTAGAATGCTTCCGTTCTGAATAACGGCGGCGCAATTATAGAGCCGCCCTCTGATTTCGATGGGAAGGCCGGCAATCACGACCATGTTCAGGCCCGCGGTCTTGCCGGCGATGGCGAGCAGCGCCTCCAGGGCGGAGTCAAGCAGCCGGCGCTGCATGAACAAATCCGCGCATGTATAGCCGGTGATGCAGAGCTCCGGCAGAACAAGGTATTCCACCTGTTGCTTGTCCGCTTGTTCAATAACTTCCATAATTTTATCGGCATTAAATATACAGTCGGCAACCCGAAGTTCAGGGGAAGCAGCGGCGACTCTTGAGAAACCGAAATTCTGCAATTGTTTCACCTATCCTCTTTATGAATGTAATTTCGCTTTCATTAATTTAGCATAATTCCGGCTGTTTCTAAAATAGTTGTACCTAATGAGACGGGGCCGGTAACAAGGAGGGCCGCCTTTGCACTACCCCGATAACAGGACGGCCGCGATAAACACCAGCTGGAGCAGAGATCGGACAAGCAGTCCTGGAACCGGCCTGCCGCCAATGGTCAGCTTCTTTTTGGCAGCATGCACATTGGCGGGAAACATTGCGATCAGCAGCGCCGCCAAACACCATGATGCAGCCTGCGAAGTGGCGGAAAAGAGAAGGCCGACAGCGCCGGCAATCTCAAGCAAGCCGGTAATGGTAGCGATAAGTCCGGGCCTTGGAAAAGAGGAAGGAACCATGCGGACCAAGTCGGCTCTGCGTTTTCCCCAGTGGGCGGAAGCGGTGAGGAGCAGCATGACGGCTGCAGCCGCCTGCAGCGACGGATGCCAGCCGTCGAAAGGGGTGAGGCCGAGCAGGCCGAGCATACGGAACAGCACGAAAGAAACAATAAGAACAATGAAAGGCGCCATAGGTATTCCACCTGTCGAAAGTGGAAGCGAAGGCTTACATTCAGCGTTCCCCTTGACCAAAGCTCTCGAAAAACTTGGTTGCGAGGGTAGACGCATATTTTCCCTTCATCATAATGGCGGCAATGCGCGTGCGCAATGAGTCGCTATTGATTTCTTTATAAAGCAGGTTGCCGCTGCTTACAAGCCCGAAAGCGGATTTCGGAACAATGCCGATGCCCAGCCCCGCGTTTGCCCACAGCAGCGTGGTCCGGGCGTCGTCGTTCATGCAGAACAGCTGCGGCTCGAAGCCATGCTCCAGGCAGGCGTCGGTAATCAACTGCTCGAACCGCCGGTAGATGATGAGGGGCTTGTCTTTCAGTTCGCCAAGGTCAACCATAGTTTGGCCGGCGCTAAAATCAAGCTCCCGGTTCATCACGGCGATCATCGGTTCGGAATCGGCATATCGGCATTCGAGGTTGGCCGGATTGAACGGCGTGCGCACAATGCCGAGCTCCACGATTCCCTTGCCCAGCAGGTCGATGATCTTGAACGTGTTGCCCTCATGAATTTCAAATTTGACTCCTTCATAGGTCCGGTGGAATTCGCACAGCCGATCCTGCAGCAGGGCAGCGCCCGAGGAGGAGACGGTCCCGATGGACAGCGTCCCCGTAAGTCCCTTGACATAATCGCCGATTTCCCTTGTCGTTGCATCGGCTAAATCAAGAATTTGCTGCGCCCGGTTCCGCAAAATCACCCCCGCGTCCGTAAGCTGGATGCTGCGCGGTCCCCGTTCCACCAGCTTGACGCCAAGTTCTTCTTCCAACTGCTTTAACTGCTGGCTTAGCGGCGGCTGCGCCATTTGCAGCTTCCGCGCCGCCGATGTAATCTGGCCTTCCTCCGCAATCGTCAGAAAATATTTGAGCTGTCTGATGTCCATCATGAATCTCCGCCTTTTGAGATATGTTAATCATATCGAAGCGATACGAATCCAATATTATTAATATGGTAATAGTTATGACATAATCATAACTGGCCTTTTACTATTTGTGAAATATTTAACGTATTTCTTCTCGGATGGATGTGACTAAGCAATGAACAAGATTGCCGTATTTCTGAAGCCTTACCGGAAACAGCTGATTATCGGCCCGATTTTCAAGCTGCTGGAGGCGATCCTCGAACTGCTGCTGCCGACCATCGTCGCGCTCATGGTGAACAAGGGCATCGGACCGCATAACTCCGCTTATGTATATCTGATGGGGGGGCTCATGCTGCTGATGTCCATCCTTGGCTTCGCCTGCTCCATGGTATGCCAGTATTCGGCGGCCCGGGCGTCGCAGGGCTTCGGCACGAGGCTGCGCAATGCGATGTTTCGGCATATTTCTTCGCTGTCCTACGCGGAACTTGACAAGTTCGGCACGCCTTCGCTGATCAACCGGATCACGAATGATGTAAATCAGCTCCAGCTGGCGGTCGCCATGCTGATCCGGCTTGTGATACGCGCGCCGTTTATCGTCATCGGAGCGATCATTATGGCGATGATCCTCGACTTCCGGTTGTCGCTTGTGCTGCTGGCGGCCGCGCCGGTCTTTGCCGCTTTGCTGTACTGGATCATTTCGCGTTCGTCGCCGCTGTACCGCAAGTATCAGCAGAAGCTGGACGGCATCGCCCAAGTGCTGAGCGAGAATCTGTCCGGCATCCGGGTCATCCGCGCTTTCGCGAAGCGGCGCAAGGAAAGGGAACGCTTCGGCGCCGCTGCGGACGACGTGACGGCGACGGCTCTTCGCGTCGGCCGGATCTCTGCTCTGCTTAGCCCTTTGACCTCTTTGGTGGTCAATGCGGCCATCCTCGCGATTCTTTGGGCGGGAGGCATTCATATTAATGCTGGACGCCTCTCGCAGGGGGAAATTATCGCTTTTATCAACTATGTCACACAGATTTTGCTGGCGCTGATCGTCGTCTCGAATTTGGTAATTATATTCACCAAAGCCAATTCGTCGCTGGCTAGAGTAAACGAAGTACTGGCGGCGTTCAGTTCAGTGACGGAGCCGGAGCATCCGGCAGTTCCG
This region of Paenibacillus sp. URB8-2 genomic DNA includes:
- a CDS encoding ABC transporter ATP-binding protein; translation: MNKIAVFLKPYRKQLIIGPIFKLLEAILELLLPTIVALMVNKGIGPHNSAYVYLMGGLMLLMSILGFACSMVCQYSAARASQGFGTRLRNAMFRHISSLSYAELDKFGTPSLINRITNDVNQLQLAVAMLIRLVIRAPFIVIGAIIMAMILDFRLSLVLLAAAPVFAALLYWIISRSSPLYRKYQQKLDGIAQVLSENLSGIRVIRAFAKRRKERERFGAAADDVTATALRVGRISALLSPLTSLVVNAAILAILWAGGIHINAGRLSQGEIIAFINYVTQILLALIVVSNLVIIFTKANSSLARVNEVLAAFSSVTEPEHPAVPPIAETRDAVASPAVQAGRNASSASAARIPAIEFNHVSFGYSSAGELALDDISVKIERGETVGLIGGTGSGKSTFVNLIPRFYDAFSGEVRVDGVDVKDYPLLRLRKSIGIVPQTAVLFTGTIEGNIRWGKPDATQDEIRAAAAVAQAEEFISKLPEGLDTAVSRGGLNLSGGQKQRLTIARAVIGRPDILILDDSSSALDFATDAALRRALNETRAGLTTLVVSQRVGTVRQADRIIVFEEGRIAGVGRHEDLLHSCEVYREICNSQLSSEEAVR
- a CDS encoding NAD(+) synthase yields the protein MKQLQNFGFSRVAAASPELRVADCIFNADKIMEVIEQADKQQVEYLVLPELCITGYTCADLFMQRRLLDSALEALLAIAGKTAGLNMVVIAGLPIEIRGRLYNCAAVIQNGSILGIVPKTCIPGYSEFYEPRWFAGAEELETAEFRIGGASVPIGSDLMFVCDGNSNLVFGVEICEDLWVPVPPSSRLAQAGAVLLFNPSASNELVGKADYRRQLVSSQSASCVAGYVYAGSNTGESSTDVVFGGHSIIAENGQTLAESDRFTHESRITVADIDIPKIHYSRMIMGTFRGGRGGADYREIAFGNPARQSDSPRGLARQVVTNPFVPGNPLQRDERCQEILSIQTSGLMKRIRHIGTKQAVIGISGGLDSTLALLVAVKAMQLLGRPASDVLAVTMPGFGTTNRTYDNAVGLIKALGASMKIVDIKAACLQHFADIGHDKDVHDLTYENVQARERTQILMDLANKNGGIVIGTGDLSELALGWCTYNGDHMSMYGVNSGIPKTLIKYVVQWYADHEADETAAKFLYDIIATGISPELLPPSPDGEIAQLTENILGPYDVHDFYLYHMLRTGAPPAKILYLAEHAFGDTFTREQLVQWMRVFYSRFFSQQFKRSCLPDGPKVGTVSLSPRGDWRMPSDASASLWLREVEEL
- a CDS encoding DoxX family protein; translation: MAPFIVLIVSFVLFRMLGLLGLTPFDGWHPSLQAAAAVMLLLTASAHWGKRRADLVRMVPSSFPRPGLIATITGLLEIAGAVGLLFSATSQAASWCLAALLIAMFPANVHAAKKKLTIGGRPVPGLLVRSLLQLVFIAAVLLSG
- a CDS encoding LysR family transcriptional regulator, producing MDIRQLKYFLTIAEEGQITSAARKLQMAQPPLSQQLKQLEEELGVKLVERGPRSIQLTDAGVILRNRAQQILDLADATTREIGDYVKGLTGTLSIGTVSSSGAALLQDRLCEFHRTYEGVKFEIHEGNTFKIIDLLGKGIVELGIVRTPFNPANLECRYADSEPMIAVMNRELDFSAGQTMVDLGELKDKPLIIYRRFEQLITDACLEHGFEPQLFCMNDDARTTLLWANAGLGIGIVPKSAFGLVSSGNLLYKEINSDSLRTRIAAIMMKGKYASTLATKFFESFGQGER